One genomic region from Diabrotica undecimpunctata isolate CICGRU chromosome 9, icDiaUnde3, whole genome shotgun sequence encodes:
- the LOC140449772 gene encoding uncharacterized protein, giving the protein MVYKLIILLVPLLFLLPTYLGESSEETIQCQDHVNCSHTRRELICNNINDIEDNYVVERTNWKKSHSPELLQFISVTGSLHKKLTKYYPSLKTVFVYKSAISDFSLRFMNKGQLLIAESVFPLVTTSTFKEASDIRHLGFYSNPGLEFQDKCFSELKHLRNLTIYNQTMPTLKYSTLYGLTKLKNLVVVSSNVIQIEEHAFKRNHYLKELILDYNPLYHFNVNITFLKHLRKISLMNTNLQKLDLPLFFPMKRLAILGLPNEAWLKIKVVELAQAFPVLRSAIIESSEEGLKSLRLLAEEMKSAGLIVETLSRNKTIDTPLYKEDMKIISWD; this is encoded by the coding sequence AATAATATTACTGGTTCCCctgctgtttcttcttcctaCATATTTGGGAGAAAGTAGTGAAGAAACAATTCAGTGCCAGGATCATGTCAACTGTTCTCATACTAGAAGAGAACTGATCTGTAACAACATAAATGACATCGAGGATAACTACGTTGTTGAAAGAACTAATTGGAAGAAGAGTCATAGTCCTGAATTACTTCAATTTATTTCAGTTACTGGCTCATTACATAAGAAGCTCACAAAATATTATCCTTctttaaaaactgtttttgtttATAAGAGTGCTATCTCTGATTTCTCCCTGCGGTTTATGAATAAAGGCCAGCTTCTTATAGCCGAATCAGTTTTTCCTCTAGTGACCACTAGTACCTTTAAAGAAGCTTCAGATATTCGTcatcttggtttttattcaaatcCGGGATTGGAGTTTCAGGACAAATGTTTCTCAGAGTTAAAACATTTAAGAAACTTAACGATTTACAATCAAACCATGCCTACTCTTAAATATAGTACTCTCTATGGACTTACTAAGTTAAAAAACTTGGTTGTAGTGAGCTCGAATGTTATCCAAATCGAGGAACATGCTTTCAAAAGAAACCACTATTTAAAAGAGCTCATATTAGATTATAATCCGCTATATCACTTTAACGTCAACATCACTTTCTTAAAACATCTACGAAAGATTTCTTTGATGAATACCAATTTGCAGAAACTTGACCTTCCACTTTTCTTCCCAATGAAGCGTTTAGCGATTTTAGGCTTACCTAATGAAGCTTGGTTGAAGATTAAAGTCGTAGAGTTAGCTCAAGCCTTTCCCGTTTTGCGGTCAGCAATAATCGAAAGCTCTGAAGAGGGATTGAAAAGTTTAAGACTGTTAGCAGAAGAAATGAAGTCAGCTGGACTTATTGTTGAAACTTTAAGTAGAAACAAAACAATCGATACTCCGTTGTATAAGGAGGATATGAAAATAATATCTTGGGATTAA